In the Anastrepha obliqua isolate idAnaObli1 chromosome 1, idAnaObli1_1.0, whole genome shotgun sequence genome, one interval contains:
- the LOC129236143 gene encoding titin-like — protein MEHFLNWLSFCVMFAHLNYIMASHHGFEDLQYGGYHPVETHSEVSKHVPVKVIEKVPLSIPHPVPVEVPNVIRIQIPEPYAVHVPVEQEIEVPTYNIVPEITEKRIPYTVEKPYPVEVERPYPVEVVKQIKIPVPKPYPVPITIYKHVVQKDHGWD, from the exons ATGGAGCATTTC ttaaattgGCTTTCCTTTTGTGTCATGTTCGCCCACTTGAATTACATCATGGCTTCACATCACGGCTTTGAGGACCTGCAATACGGCGGCTATCATCCGGTTGAGACACATTCAGAGGTATCCAAGCATGTGCCTGTGAAAGTGATCGAGAAGGTGCCACTCTCCATACCGCATCCAGTGCCCGTAGAGGTGCCCAATGTGATACGCATACAAATTCCAGAACCTTATGCAGTGCATGTGCCGGtcgaacaggaaattgaagtGCCCACTTATAACATCGTTCCCGAGATTACCGAAAAACGTATACCCTATACAGTTGAGAAACCATATCCAGTGGAAGTGGAGCGTCCCTATCCCGTAGAAGTagtgaaacaaattaaaataccagTGCCTAAACCATATCCGGTTCCTATTACCATTTACAAGCATGTGGTGCAGAAGGATCATGGTTGGGATTAG